TGGGTGCCGAATAATATGCGACTGCGTAAAAGATATTTCTTTGAGCTTCCTATTTTGCTCTAAAATAATTTGTTCTTTTTCCTTGATAGCAGAAATATCCTGAATAATAGATACGATATAGCTATTGCCTGATTTATCGTAAAAAATTCGTCTGTGTAAAAGAACCGAAATGGTGTGTCCATCTTTATGAAGACATCTTTTTTCAAATGGACCAAAAACACCTTTCTTTTTTAGTGTTTCTAAATGCTCTTCTATGGTTGCTATTTCGTTTTGAGGTGTTAAAACTCGGTAGTTCAATTGAAGAATTTCATCGTTTGAGTATCCTATTATGTTAGCGAATGCTTGATTAACCTCAAAAAACTGCCCATCCATGGTATTTAGTGCAATACCAACTGGCGACAATTCAAAGATATTACTATACTTTTCTTGATTTTCGAGCAGCATTTTTGAAATAACATTAGTCTTTATCGCTAGCTCTTCGGTATGCGTAATATCATGACCAATACAAAGGATTTCAGAAGGGTTGCCTGTTTCGTCTAATTGTAATGAAAACTCCCATTGGGTCGAAATAAATTTTTTATTCAAATAAGGTTTTCTCAGAACCACAGGGATTGGCTTAGTAGGCTGCTCAAAGCATTTTTCAACGGCATCTCGGCATTTTTGATGGTCTTCTATGCACACCGTGTCGAGGCTTGGAATACCTACTAAAGGATGACCAAGATAACCGAATTTCGCCTGGAATGCACTTGATGCAAAAGTGATGATACCTTCTAAATTGATGGTAACAACATAAACAAACTGAGAGTCGAGCAAACTCTGAGGAATATTGGGCATATAATTTTTAGTAAGGATATGAAAAGAGTAAATAGATATTTGTCAGCTTGGCCAAATCCTACGGGTTAGTAAATAAATATCTGATAGTTGGTAAGATATATTTTTATATTGGCGGTATTTTACTAATAATAAATGGATTATTAATTACTTTATGATGGTATTGTGAATCTAGCTAAAGCTATATTTTGCTCAAAAAAGCATCAATTTAACCAAAACTACTCAGCTTATAAATAATGCTATTCAGTAGTTAGCGAATCATTGAAAAGCTTCAGTATTGGCCTTATTCTACATTTGTAAAGAGGCATAACGTCATTTTAACCAATATCTACTGCTAACTAAGATTCGTTGATTTCAAATTGTTTAGGGATTTTCAGTTCTTTGGCATAAAATGCAGAGGCATATTGATGTAGGTAGGTAAGAAGAGTATTGAGGTCTTCGTAAAAATCAAATTGGATGTCGGGGTGTAGCTTAACTACCTTTTTGAGGAGTATTTCGGTTCGTTTAGCAACATAGAGAGCCAACGAATCGGACTTAGATGTGTATTTTTCGATCCATTTAAGCTGTTTTTCAAAACATTCTTTGAGTAGTTTTAGGGGCAACTCTACCTCGCCATATTTATCTTTGGTGATTTTGAAGTGTTTGGTGATCTGAGCATTAATTTCTCGCATATCCATCATCAAATAGCCTGATGAATAGGCACTTAAACTATAAAGACGGTCGATATTTTTTCGTATTTCTTCTCTTCTCGACTCAGTGGTTGATTGTGCTTCTAGTAATTCAAATTCTAATCGTTGTATTAGGATGTCGTCTTTGGCAACAAGGCGAAGTAATAATTTGTCTTTTTCTTTTTGAGACATTTCAAGGATAGCTCCCTGTAAGGCTTTTTCAATTTTGGCCATGCTACTGGTTATGCTTTTAAGATATAATTGGATGATTAGATATATATTGAAACCTATATTTGTAACAAAGTTACAGATATACTTGTTTTAAATATATGGAATGGATTGATAAAAATAAGGGTATCTTAATAGCGATAGGAGTTATTTCGCTTTGGGGAAGCAGTTTATGGTATTTATTAAACAGCACAGTGTCGTTTTCAGACCCTTGGCTATATGTATTTATACTATTACAAACACACTTGTATACAGGCGTTTTTATTACGGCACACGATTCAATTCATGGGGTTGTTGCTCCTCAATATCCTAAGCTCAATTATTTTGTAGGCTGGCTTTGTGCCACATTATTTGCTTTTAATAATTTTAAAAAGCTGAGTCAAAAACACCATTTACACCATCGTCATGTAGTATCCGACGACGACCCTGACTATTTTAATGGAAATTTCTTTCGTTGGTATCTCAAATTTGCCCTAGAATATGTAACCATTTGGCAAATTGTACTCATGGCCGTTACTTATAATGTATTGAAATTGGTGTTTCCGATGTGGAATCTGATTCTATTTTGGGAAATACCCGCTATTTTGAGTACGCTTCAATTATTTTATTTTGGTACTTATTTACCTCATCGTGGCGAGCATCCTACCGACGACAAATTCAAATCTCGTAGTCAAAAGCTAAATCACTGGGCAGCTTTTTTGAGTTGCTATTTCTTTGGATATCACCACGAACATCACGCATATCCCTATTTGCCTTGGTGGAAACTCGCCAAAGCAAAAGAACAAACTGAGCATATTGGTAAAAGTACAGGTTTTTGAAGGATATGTATCTGATTGTCAGGTGGTTGATTAGTAGGGTGGCTTTGTACGAAGACAGAGGAGGAGAGATGCTAGGGTGGAAACCTTAGAAACACTGATACTGTGTGATGATTTACAATCGAGACCTCTTGTTATTGGGATTTAAGAAGTAGATCCTTTTGTGTTTTTCTGAATAGGGTACGACTTAAGTCACACCCTATTCAGAAAATACACAAAAGATAGGCTTTTATTGACTATTAATCAAAAAATTCGGGATGACTCATATTAATATTGAAACTTTTGTGATGATGCTATTAAAGGCTAAGCAATTATAATTTACTTAGTTCTTTCTATGGTAAACTGCACCAAACCAGCCAACGACTGGCGATAAGGAGAGTTGGGGAAGCTGTCTAAAATAGCCAAAGCCTCTTTCACGATATTCTGCATCACCTCAGTAGCATATTGCAAGCCTCCCGATTTTTTAACAAAATCAATTACTTCAGCTACTTTTTTAGGGTTTTCCGACTCATTTTTAATCATATTGATAATCTTCCGTTTGGTATTCCAGCCAGCCTGATTAAGGGCATAAATCAGCGGAAGCGTCATTTTTTTCTCTTTGATGTCTATTCCCAAAGGTTTGCCGATTTCGGCATCACCGTAGTCAAATAAATCATCTTTTATTTGAAATGCTATTCCTACTTTTTCGCCAAAAAGACGAGCTTTTTCTACGGTTTCGGCATCGGCTCCAGCCGACGACACACCCGTGGCACAACAAGCCGCAATAAGAGTAGCAGTTTTTTGACGAATTATTTCAAAATA
The DNA window shown above is from Flectobacillus major DSM 103 and carries:
- a CDS encoding PAS domain S-box protein is translated as MPNIPQSLLDSQFVYVVTINLEGIITFASSAFQAKFGYLGHPLVGIPSLDTVCIEDHQKCRDAVEKCFEQPTKPIPVVLRKPYLNKKFISTQWEFSLQLDETGNPSEILCIGHDITHTEELAIKTNVISKMLLENQEKYSNIFELSPVGIALNTMDGQFFEVNQAFANIIGYSNDEILQLNYRVLTPQNEIATIEEHLETLKKKGVFGPFEKRCLHKDGHTISVLLHRRIFYDKSGNSYIVSIIQDISAIKEKEQIILEQNRKLKEISFTQSHIIRHPLTNILGLVMLLEREGISENAHNFVMMIRESAEQLDSLIRNVVYKSSQI
- a CDS encoding fatty acid desaturase codes for the protein MEWIDKNKGILIAIGVISLWGSSLWYLLNSTVSFSDPWLYVFILLQTHLYTGVFITAHDSIHGVVAPQYPKLNYFVGWLCATLFAFNNFKKLSQKHHLHHRHVVSDDDPDYFNGNFFRWYLKFALEYVTIWQIVLMAVTYNVLKLVFPMWNLILFWEIPAILSTLQLFYFGTYLPHRGEHPTDDKFKSRSQKLNHWAAFLSCYFFGYHHEHHAYPYLPWWKLAKAKEQTEHIGKSTGF